A single window of Desulfomonilaceae bacterium DNA harbors:
- the pgeF gene encoding peptidoglycan editing factor PgeF, which translates to MKRSQDIEKSSAIRITNQACLLDQVESFGAIMAFSLRLQKTPTYPVESLKNLNSDNSGKCDAENNLESLCESLKVERSKIIECDQVHGEEILILDHIPQTSLKADAIISVNSGLYPSVKTADCVPILIIDPVTRISAAIHAGWKGTVLRITKKVVVTLKNFFGIKNKNLIASIGPAIGSCCYQVDEIVLDPLMSSIPWASEFTFPSTQQTKPDSRKKHLDLPGVNYRELTTLGIPQENIYFLKMCSFCNKERLHSYRRDGSNAGRNIAITGFRTLVRK; encoded by the coding sequence ATGAAAAGGAGCCAGGACATCGAGAAATCAAGCGCCATTAGAATAACCAATCAGGCCTGTCTCTTGGACCAAGTGGAATCTTTTGGAGCTATTATGGCCTTTTCACTGCGTTTACAAAAAACTCCAACTTATCCTGTTGAATCGCTCAAAAATTTAAATTCCGACAACTCGGGAAAATGTGATGCGGAAAATAATCTCGAATCTCTCTGTGAGAGCCTAAAAGTAGAACGCTCAAAGATAATTGAATGTGATCAAGTGCACGGTGAAGAGATACTTATCCTGGATCATATTCCTCAAACCTCATTAAAAGCGGATGCGATAATATCAGTCAATTCCGGGCTATATCCTTCGGTAAAAACAGCGGACTGCGTTCCTATTCTTATCATTGACCCGGTAACAAGAATTTCTGCGGCGATTCACGCCGGTTGGAAAGGAACGGTTTTGCGGATAACGAAAAAAGTCGTTGTTACGTTAAAAAATTTTTTCGGGATAAAAAACAAAAACCTTATTGCCTCTATTGGCCCTGCGATTGGCTCATGTTGCTATCAAGTGGATGAAATTGTTCTGGATCCATTGATGTCAAGTATTCCGTGGGCGTCGGAATTTACATTTCCTTCTACGCAACAGACTAAACCTGATTCGAGAAAAAAACACCTTGATTTACCAGGAGTAAATTACCGGGAACTCACAACTTTAGGGATTCCTCAAGAAAACATCTATTTTCTCAAAATGTGTTCCTTTTGTAATAAGGAAAGGCTGCATTCTTACAGGCGAGACGGTTCCAATGCCGGCAGAAATATAGCCATCACAGGCTTCAGAACGTTAGTCCGTAAGTGA
- a CDS encoding methyltransferase domain-containing protein: MAGPDSHLRDELVPKSVTGLGLNEQELEANVRLNHRIIHDLNVDPRLPFENDIFDAVINTVSIDYLTRPIDVLSEVGRVLKPGGIHILVFSNRMFPPKAVNIWKFTLEKDRMDLVKKFITLSGKLQIVGYSESKGKPRPADDKYFKYGIPSDPVYAIWASVKK, encoded by the coding sequence ATGGCCGGGCCTGATTCACATTTGAGAGACGAACTTGTTCCAAAAAGCGTTACAGGACTGGGCCTGAATGAACAAGAGCTTGAGGCTAACGTTAGATTGAATCACAGGATAATCCACGATCTAAATGTTGACCCGAGACTTCCTTTTGAAAATGATATTTTTGATGCGGTTATAAATACTGTCTCAATAGATTATCTAACCAGACCAATAGATGTTTTGTCAGAGGTTGGCAGAGTTCTCAAACCTGGGGGAATCCACATATTGGTGTTCTCAAACAGGATGTTTCCGCCGAAAGCAGTGAATATTTGGAAATTCACTCTCGAAAAGGACAGAATGGATTTGGTAAAAAAATTTATTACTCTTTCGGGAAAACTTCAGATCGTGGGCTATTCTGAAAGTAAAGGGAAACCAAGACCGGCGGATGACAAATATTTTAAATATGGTATTCCTAGTGATCCAGTATATGCTATCTGGGCTTCAGTGAAAAAGTAG
- the hrcA gene encoding heat-inducible transcriptional repressor HrcA, giving the protein MNTIGKRSEHILATIVSEYITTGEPVGSRTLSKKLDIGLSAASIRNIMSDLTDSGFISQPHVSAGRVPTDLGYRYYVDRFLEPVGLNENEVTTIESWIAAAGMDIRDVFKQSSWVLADLSKQTGVVSGSPATEQTFKTIDFIKVAKDRILVVLVSTTGLVQNKMIYDDEDISQVTLESWSRMLNDILKDLDLKQARERIEQELSHEKAKFDAMLAKALRLGHIILSDDNSSREIFIEGSVNIVEDLEFSQIEKIKAILITFDHKIKLLKLLDKTLAARGIQIFIGAEHGINEMESCSVIAYPIKAEGAILGSIGIIGPKRMNYGKIVPLVGATAMVLTRLLKRMIEKDS; this is encoded by the coding sequence ATGAATACGATCGGTAAAAGATCAGAACACATCCTTGCGACTATTGTTTCCGAATACATCACTACCGGTGAACCTGTTGGCTCAAGGACTCTATCCAAGAAACTTGACATAGGCCTGTCAGCCGCTTCGATCAGGAATATTATGAGTGATTTAACGGATTCCGGATTTATTTCCCAGCCCCATGTCAGTGCAGGCCGTGTACCGACTGACTTGGGATACCGTTATTATGTAGACAGATTTCTGGAACCAGTCGGACTCAATGAAAATGAAGTAACAACAATAGAGTCGTGGATTGCCGCCGCAGGTATGGACATCAGGGATGTCTTCAAGCAGTCTTCGTGGGTGCTGGCTGACCTTTCAAAACAGACAGGAGTGGTGAGCGGTTCCCCAGCTACTGAACAGACCTTCAAAACCATAGATTTTATAAAAGTCGCTAAAGACAGGATACTCGTTGTTCTGGTTTCTACTACGGGGCTCGTCCAAAACAAGATGATTTATGACGATGAAGATATTTCACAAGTTACTCTTGAGTCTTGGAGTAGAATGTTAAATGATATTCTGAAAGATCTGGACTTGAAACAAGCGAGGGAGAGAATTGAACAGGAATTGAGTCATGAAAAAGCCAAATTTGACGCTATGTTGGCTAAAGCTCTGAGATTGGGACATATAATATTGTCGGATGACAACTCTTCCAGGGAAATATTTATCGAAGGTTCAGTTAACATTGTCGAAGACCTTGAATTTTCTCAGATTGAAAAAATAAAAGCAATTTTAATTACATTTGATCATAAGATCAAGCTTCTTAAATTATTAGACAAAACGTTAGCTGCCAGAGGAATTCAAATTTTTATTGGAGCTGAACACGGCATCAACGAAATGGAGTCATGCTCCGTAATAGCCTATCCAATCAAGGCTGAAGGGGCAATATTGGGAAGCATTGGAATCATCGGGCCCAAGAGAATGAATTATGGAAAGATTGTGCCTTTAGTGGGGGCCACCGCAATGGTTTTAACACGACTCTTAAAACGAATGATTGAAAAGGATTCTTAG
- a CDS encoding dCMP deaminase family protein: MNRPTWHEYFMMLAKLVSARSTCNSRKIGAVIVRNNRILATGYNGAVHGAPHCSDKGPDFCLRRAIGAHDAEKYNYCLSSHAEVNAVNQAARFGTSLENATLYCTLEPCNWCFKQLIQAGISEIYYESAYDSKNKDFDRFWRQIMETNKEIKVFKQIYISNEAKELMIRTLLDDSTRKLIATDPKQSSELKEEPLTLFLKDF, from the coding sequence ATGAATAGACCGACGTGGCATGAATACTTCATGATGCTAGCGAAATTGGTAAGCGCGCGTTCTACTTGCAATTCGAGAAAAATAGGAGCGGTAATTGTCAGGAATAATAGGATCTTGGCCACTGGTTATAATGGAGCGGTACACGGCGCTCCACACTGTTCCGACAAAGGGCCGGATTTTTGTTTACGACGAGCTATAGGAGCCCATGACGCGGAAAAATACAATTATTGTCTTTCAAGTCATGCTGAAGTCAATGCGGTCAACCAAGCGGCCAGGTTCGGCACATCACTGGAGAACGCCACTCTTTATTGCACATTAGAGCCATGTAACTGGTGTTTCAAACAACTGATCCAGGCAGGTATCAGTGAAATATATTATGAATCAGCTTATGATTCCAAGAACAAAGATTTTGACCGTTTCTGGCGTCAAATCATGGAAACAAATAAAGAAATAAAGGTATTTAAACAAATATACATCTCAAATGAAGCCAAGGAGCTTATGATAAGAACTTTACTCGATGATTCTACCCGTAAGTTGATAGCTACGGATCCAAAACAGAGTTCGGAGTTAAAAGAAGAACCGCTGACTTTATTTCTTAAAGACTTCTAA
- a CDS encoding CoA-binding protein yields MDRELFSRLDRMFYPRSVAVVGAGVDPTKVGHAVMDSLVTGKYEGAVYPIHTRHERAFDYPVFKDISDLPETPDLAVVALNQGASIKMVKRLNDLGVSGAVVLAGGYAEMGDEGRRLQEDLIQAAGHMPIIGPNTLGFINTHSKLNVTFYPRVLCPGNISFLSQSGGIGLSIKAQAHDQGVGFSKWIGVGNRANMEFHDWLDYLNMDDHTKVIGIFSEGSGAPRAMIEALKRVSAKKPVVIYKGGQGEFADKVTITHTGAAAGSARVWRGAIKQSGVEIAQSVNELVCMCKALSIGDVPKGKSIGIFTHTAGPSIVAWDVLQRDPSCRLADLSERTLLDIATILGPSVPVVYKNPVDGAAGAFLTKPFHDIAEVILKDEDVDCLLAIFCEHKNWPYPTKALIEVKNRFSKPVVACFIGSIGAMEPDRSFLHDSGIPTYSSPEEAAWGLKSLLTRSGTSLTD; encoded by the coding sequence ATGGATAGAGAGCTTTTTTCAAGATTGGATCGCATGTTTTATCCTCGTTCCGTCGCCGTGGTGGGGGCTGGAGTTGACCCTACCAAAGTAGGCCACGCTGTCATGGACAGTCTTGTAACAGGGAAGTATGAGGGAGCGGTATACCCCATTCATACAAGGCATGAGCGAGCATTCGACTATCCAGTGTTTAAGGATATATCGGATTTGCCTGAAACTCCTGATTTGGCTGTCGTGGCGTTAAATCAAGGCGCTTCCATAAAAATGGTTAAAAGACTGAACGATCTTGGGGTCTCTGGAGCAGTGGTGTTGGCAGGGGGATACGCTGAAATGGGGGACGAAGGCCGGAGATTACAAGAGGACCTAATTCAGGCGGCGGGTCACATGCCAATAATAGGTCCGAACACTCTGGGCTTTATCAATACCCATTCCAAATTAAATGTTACTTTTTATCCTCGAGTTCTCTGTCCAGGTAATATTTCTTTTTTGAGCCAAAGTGGTGGAATTGGATTATCGATTAAAGCACAGGCGCACGATCAAGGCGTGGGATTTTCGAAATGGATTGGGGTTGGGAATAGAGCCAACATGGAATTTCATGATTGGCTCGATTATCTCAATATGGACGACCACACAAAAGTAATCGGAATTTTTTCGGAGGGTTCAGGCGCGCCACGGGCAATGATCGAGGCTTTGAAAAGAGTTTCAGCTAAAAAGCCTGTTGTAATTTATAAGGGCGGCCAGGGAGAATTCGCCGATAAAGTCACGATAACACATACCGGCGCAGCGGCAGGTTCGGCTCGGGTCTGGCGTGGCGCAATTAAACAGTCCGGGGTTGAAATAGCTCAATCTGTGAATGAGCTTGTTTGCATGTGCAAGGCATTGTCCATAGGAGATGTTCCTAAAGGAAAATCCATAGGAATTTTTACTCATACCGCTGGACCGAGTATTGTGGCGTGGGACGTGCTCCAGCGTGATCCTTCGTGCAGACTCGCTGATTTGAGCGAAAGAACTCTTCTGGATATCGCCACAATCCTGGGCCCCTCGGTACCGGTAGTTTACAAGAATCCCGTGGACGGGGCTGCGGGAGCTTTTTTGACAAAACCTTTTCACGATATTGCTGAAGTAATTCTAAAGGATGAAGATGTTGATTGCCTGCTGGCGATTTTTTGTGAACACAAGAATTGGCCGTATCCGACAAAAGCGTTGATAGAAGTGAAAAATCGTTTTTCAAAGCCTGTCGTGGCGTGTTTCATAGGCTCCATAGGAGCGATGGAGCCTGACAGATCCTTTTTGCATGATTCAGGCATACCAACATATTCCTCTCCCGAAGAAGCCGCTTGGGGTTTAAAGAGCCTGCTAACCAGAAGTGGGACGTCACTTACGGACTAA
- a CDS encoding inositol monophosphatase family protein, producing the protein MSVEEIQSLTDRELWTLKEFVENTIRKSGTVLLELYGRGNRKLKFDDELVTDAENRVWDIIETKIGGSFEGHGFLRELSEDQLKGSSVPRFIWIVDTLDGAASFQAGFPVWGVSAALFEKFWPVLGFLYLPVTGELYSAYAGKEAFLNDRPIKVRQDPTVDNESLVLVYSRFHRDFSSNFPGKIRNLGSSAGHLAYIARGAADACIMKNLTVRDLAAGSIILEAAGGEIRYLNGAPFHVGSYLDGQRIEEPLIAAPKGCFDYFAQYFHKT; encoded by the coding sequence ATGTCTGTTGAAGAAATCCAGTCTTTGACGGATCGCGAATTGTGGACTTTAAAGGAATTTGTCGAAAATACTATACGCAAAAGTGGGACTGTTCTACTTGAACTATATGGTCGCGGTAACAGAAAGCTTAAATTTGATGACGAACTTGTGACAGACGCTGAAAACCGCGTTTGGGACATAATTGAGACTAAAATTGGCGGAAGCTTTGAGGGACATGGTTTCTTGAGGGAACTTAGTGAAGATCAGTTGAAGGGATCTTCCGTTCCCCGGTTCATCTGGATTGTAGACACACTTGATGGCGCGGCTTCATTCCAAGCGGGTTTTCCGGTCTGGGGCGTAAGCGCAGCTCTTTTTGAGAAGTTTTGGCCTGTGTTGGGGTTCCTTTATTTGCCCGTAACCGGAGAGCTATATTCAGCTTATGCCGGTAAAGAAGCTTTCTTGAATGACAGGCCGATTAAAGTGCGACAAGATCCGACCGTTGATAATGAGAGCCTGGTTCTTGTGTACTCACGGTTCCATCGTGATTTTAGCAGCAACTTCCCGGGTAAAATACGAAATCTTGGGTCTTCGGCCGGGCACCTGGCATATATTGCTAGAGGGGCCGCCGACGCATGTATAATGAAAAATTTGACCGTTCGGGATCTAGCCGCCGGAAGCATTATATTGGAAGCGGCGGGAGGCGAGATAAGGTACCTGAACGGAGCGCCTTTCCATGTAGGATCCTATTTGGATGGGCAGAGAATTGAAGAACCTCTTATTGCAGCTCCCAAGGGATGTTTCGATTATTTCGCTCAGTACTTTCACAAAACATGA
- a CDS encoding NYN domain-containing protein, with protein MIIIIDGNNLIGQKIKSSSWATLRKNLVLKMVKYVAKTRKKVKIVFDGVEDNLCPDGAAFKGVKIFYAKAGHSADDRIKDMVRTASYSRDITVVSSDRELRSCVSSFGAKVISREAFRSELSQIDSIAENETKDPNPKIEDVSEWLEFFGINNRDKI; from the coding sequence GTGATTATCATAATCGACGGCAACAATCTTATCGGACAAAAAATTAAATCTTCATCTTGGGCCACTCTCAGAAAGAATTTAGTGCTCAAAATGGTCAAATATGTGGCCAAGACACGAAAGAAGGTCAAAATAGTATTTGATGGTGTTGAAGACAACCTCTGCCCTGATGGCGCCGCTTTTAAGGGTGTTAAAATATTTTACGCCAAGGCCGGACATTCCGCAGATGATAGAATAAAAGATATGGTTAGAACCGCGTCATACTCTAGGGATATCACGGTAGTCTCGTCAGACAGAGAGTTAAGATCTTGTGTTTCGTCTTTTGGGGCTAAAGTCATTTCTAGAGAAGCGTTTAGATCTGAATTGTCACAAATTGATTCTATCGCAGAAAATGAAACGAAAGACCCCAATCCAAAAATAGAAGATGTGTCTGAATGGCTGGAATTTTTTGGAATAAATAACCGAGATAAAATTTAA
- the fusA gene encoding elongation factor G has translation MTQNLSRIRNIGIMAHIDAGKTTLTERILFYTKKIHKIGEVDDGSATMDYMPQEQERGITITSAATVFNWNNYEIHLIDTPGHVDFTIEVERSLRVLDGVVTVICAVGGVEPQTETVWHQAEKYNVPRIAFVNKLDRIGADFNRAISMMKERLGANPIPVQIPMMDGENFKGVIDLLGFRAIIWDSESKGETFKIIDIPPEFLDSAESARRLMLEAAAEQDEDLLEYYLENDSLDEKQVLSGLRKGTIANKIVPILCGSALKNQGVQPVIDAIIDFLPSPLDVPPISGVNPQTGLEEVRHPKLRDPLCALAFKVIMDQGRKTVFVRVYSGELAADSEILNATRGVKERVARLFLTHANKREKIKSATVGSIALVVGLKETKTGDTLTSPLAPLILESVETYLPVISIAIEPQTRSDQEKLIFCLDKISQEDPSFVYAENVETGQLLISGMGELHLEIIVDRLRREYNVEVQTGKPQVVYKESVSSRAEARVVFDREIHDVRHFGDVTLSVASGDRGSGFVFEASEKIRQLVPELIQHIENGAREATLAGAIAGNEVVDLIVKLEDIGTDPSNMSPLGVKVAASQACREACEKAGPIILEPFMSVEVVVPEEFVGEVIADLNSRHGRLEEITPRGKISVMKAISPLANMFGYSTSLRSITQGRGIFSMQYSRYDVKQ, from the coding sequence GTGACTCAAAATCTTTCCAGAATTCGAAACATTGGGATTATGGCGCATATTGACGCTGGGAAAACCACTTTGACTGAACGAATTCTATTCTACACCAAGAAAATTCATAAAATCGGAGAGGTCGACGATGGCTCCGCTACTATGGACTATATGCCACAGGAACAGGAAAGAGGGATCACTATAACTTCTGCTGCAACTGTATTTAACTGGAATAATTACGAGATTCATCTGATAGACACTCCTGGTCACGTTGATTTCACAATTGAAGTGGAACGAAGCTTAAGGGTTTTGGACGGAGTTGTAACAGTAATATGCGCTGTGGGTGGAGTTGAGCCGCAAACCGAAACTGTATGGCATCAGGCTGAAAAATACAACGTTCCTCGTATCGCGTTTGTAAATAAATTGGACCGAATCGGGGCTGATTTTAACCGAGCGATCTCCATGATGAAAGAAAGGTTGGGGGCGAACCCTATTCCCGTACAGATTCCGATGATGGACGGTGAAAATTTTAAAGGTGTAATAGATCTTCTCGGTTTTAGAGCAATCATCTGGGACAGTGAATCAAAAGGGGAAACATTCAAAATTATTGATATTCCGCCGGAGTTTTTGGACTCGGCTGAATCCGCTAGGCGGTTGATGCTGGAAGCAGCGGCTGAACAGGATGAGGACCTTCTTGAATATTATCTTGAAAACGATTCGCTGGACGAAAAACAGGTTCTTTCTGGACTTCGAAAGGGGACAATCGCTAACAAGATTGTGCCCATTCTGTGCGGTTCAGCTCTAAAAAATCAGGGTGTTCAACCTGTAATTGACGCTATAATCGATTTTCTTCCTTCGCCTTTGGATGTTCCCCCCATAAGTGGTGTCAATCCGCAGACCGGCCTGGAGGAAGTTCGTCATCCAAAATTACGCGATCCCCTTTGCGCTCTGGCCTTCAAGGTAATAATGGATCAAGGCCGAAAAACGGTGTTTGTGAGAGTTTATTCCGGAGAATTGGCCGCTGATAGCGAAATCCTGAATGCTACCAGGGGTGTTAAGGAAAGAGTCGCAAGGTTGTTTCTGACGCATGCGAACAAAAGGGAAAAAATAAAATCCGCCACCGTAGGCAGTATAGCCCTTGTAGTTGGACTTAAAGAAACCAAAACAGGCGACACTCTTACAAGCCCATTAGCTCCTTTGATCCTGGAATCCGTAGAGACTTATTTACCGGTGATATCGATAGCAATAGAGCCTCAAACCAGATCAGATCAGGAAAAATTGATTTTCTGTCTGGACAAGATATCGCAGGAAGATCCATCTTTTGTGTATGCGGAAAATGTCGAAACTGGGCAATTGCTCATTTCAGGCATGGGCGAATTACATCTGGAAATAATAGTCGATCGACTTCGCAGAGAATACAACGTTGAAGTCCAAACAGGAAAACCTCAAGTAGTTTACAAGGAATCTGTTTCAAGCCGAGCCGAGGCAAGGGTAGTCTTTGACCGGGAAATTCATGATGTTAGACATTTTGGTGATGTTACCTTGTCAGTCGCAAGTGGAGACCGAGGATCAGGTTTTGTATTTGAGGCTTCCGAGAAAATTCGCCAACTCGTCCCGGAATTAATTCAGCACATTGAGAACGGCGCTCGGGAAGCTACTCTTGCCGGCGCGATCGCCGGAAATGAAGTTGTGGATTTGATTGTAAAGCTTGAGGATATTGGAACTGATCCGTCGAATATGTCTCCTCTTGGGGTTAAAGTCGCAGCGTCTCAAGCGTGTAGAGAAGCTTGTGAAAAGGCGGGACCAATAATTTTGGAACCTTTTATGAGTGTGGAAGTCGTGGTTCCGGAAGAGTTTGTAGGAGAGGTCATCGCTGATTTGAACAGTCGCCACGGACGGTTGGAAGAAATTACCCCGAGGGGAAAGATATCAGTAATGAAGGCGATTTCTCCTTTAGCAAACATGTTCGGCTATTCGACTTCCTTGCGATCTATAACTCAAGGTCGTGGTATTTTCTCGATGCAGTATTCACGCTATGATGTCAAACAATAA
- a CDS encoding ATP-binding protein — MTDETLEQIIIRSLQEGVITIECNGLISGVNPAALRILGVTSESVLTFSFDTTVPPSPINRPFLDIFQDLVSYGSITTFREIRLVRFDGATIQVSVSSAALDITECIPGTESYVVVFRDITAIKGLEMAKRKAADHLAHELKTPLSIIKACFQGLTPICGADHKAKLMIDRGERNLDRLLSIQDSVGQVFFPKVLKSEKLLVPESINNVIGDILHNARHRNVKLEKNFNYSGFIYFDLELLQTILETLIKNAIENTPDQGLVVVTLDQSSSRDFQILVHDYGVGIPIGDFEFIFEGFHHTQATDEYSTKKPFDFNAGGKGLELFQLKNLCEIHKLRIEFQSQRCRFIPETTDHCPGSIDQCPYVQNPEECFGSGFSIFSVSFSNLTNQD; from the coding sequence ATGACCGATGAGACTTTGGAACAAATAATAATTAGAAGCCTCCAGGAGGGAGTCATTACAATAGAGTGTAATGGCTTAATTTCAGGAGTAAATCCCGCGGCTCTCAGAATCTTGGGAGTAACTAGCGAATCTGTACTGACTTTTTCTTTTGACACAACTGTGCCGCCGTCTCCAATAAACAGACCATTTTTAGATATATTTCAGGATCTTGTAAGTTATGGATCGATCACCACTTTTAGAGAAATCCGTTTGGTCCGTTTTGACGGGGCCACGATACAAGTGTCTGTCTCCAGCGCCGCCCTGGATATTACTGAGTGTATACCGGGCACAGAAAGTTATGTGGTGGTATTTCGTGATATTACGGCTATTAAGGGCCTGGAAATGGCGAAAAGAAAAGCCGCTGATCACCTGGCTCACGAACTCAAGACCCCTTTGTCCATCATTAAAGCTTGTTTTCAAGGTCTTACGCCAATCTGCGGTGCAGATCATAAAGCTAAATTGATGATTGATCGTGGGGAAAGAAATCTGGATCGACTTCTGTCCATCCAGGATTCTGTGGGGCAGGTTTTCTTTCCAAAAGTTCTGAAAAGTGAAAAGCTGCTTGTTCCAGAGAGCATCAACAATGTCATAGGGGATATACTCCATAATGCGAGACATCGTAACGTCAAATTAGAAAAGAATTTCAACTATTCGGGCTTTATATATTTTGATCTGGAATTATTACAGACCATTTTGGAAACCTTGATAAAAAACGCTATTGAGAATACCCCCGATCAGGGGTTGGTGGTTGTTACTTTAGATCAATCCTCTTCTCGTGATTTTCAAATTCTCGTTCATGACTACGGAGTAGGAATTCCAATTGGAGATTTCGAATTTATTTTTGAGGGATTTCACCACACTCAAGCCACGGACGAATATTCTACAAAAAAGCCTTTTGATTTCAACGCCGGCGGCAAGGGATTGGAACTTTTTCAGCTTAAGAATCTTTGTGAGATTCACAAATTGAGAATCGAGTTTCAAAGTCAACGGTGCCGATTCATCCCTGAAACAACTGATCATTGTCCTGGAAGCATAGATCAGTGTCCCTACGTTCAAAATCCTGAAGAATGTTTTGGTTCCGGTTTCTCCATTTTTAGCGTAAGTTTTTCAAACTTGACTAACCAAGATTGA
- a CDS encoding ogr/Delta-like zinc finger family protein: MSKECLKCPHCGSDMDPITTPEASSWGGEVHHVCFNDECSYFVKSWDVLDGQGVERTGYRCRIDSRGACGPLAVWSADALKDLACK; encoded by the coding sequence ATGTCCAAGGAGTGTTTAAAGTGCCCCCACTGCGGATCTGATATGGATCCGATAACCACGCCTGAAGCGTCTAGTTGGGGCGGCGAGGTTCACCACGTTTGTTTTAATGATGAATGCTCATATTTTGTCAAGAGTTGGGATGTGCTGGATGGTCAAGGCGTCGAAAGAACGGGTTACCGGTGTCGTATAGACTCAAGGGGAGCCTGTGGGCCGCTTGCCGTTTGGTCAGCGGACGCGTTGAAGGATCTAGCGTGCAAGTAG
- a CDS encoding isochorismatase family cysteine hydrolase, with protein MSHALVIVDMIKDNVNLSRGSALDNEAGKIIPNINQLIETFRSTAKPIIFACDSFMAGDFIFGGKMRPHAIRGSGGDLPIEELNAEPSDTILLKRRMSAFHKTDLDQTLRTWKIETVAVCGIMTNVCVLLTALDAIQNDFNTVIVSDASACYKPELHEMTLKIYENSALNPLFRIMSANEMISEIKRG; from the coding sequence ATGAGTCATGCGCTCGTAATCGTAGATATGATAAAAGATAATGTTAATCTCTCGAGGGGATCCGCTCTCGACAATGAAGCAGGCAAAATAATCCCCAACATTAATCAGTTAATTGAAACATTTCGATCTACAGCCAAGCCCATAATATTCGCGTGCGACAGTTTCATGGCGGGTGATTTTATTTTCGGCGGGAAAATGAGGCCCCATGCCATAAGAGGCTCTGGCGGGGATTTGCCAATAGAGGAGCTTAATGCTGAACCCTCTGATACAATTTTACTAAAGAGGCGAATGAGCGCGTTTCATAAAACGGATCTTGACCAAACTCTACGGACCTGGAAAATAGAAACAGTAGCAGTTTGTGGGATAATGACAAATGTCTGTGTTTTGTTGACTGCTCTGGACGCTATACAAAATGATTTCAATACAGTGATAGTGAGCGACGCTTCGGCATGCTACAAACCCGAATTACACGAAATGACTCTAAAGATTTATGAAAATTCAGCGCTGAATCCTCTTTTTAGAATAATGTCCGCCAACGAAATGATTTCAGAGATAAAGAGAGGTTAA